In Macadamia integrifolia cultivar HAES 741 chromosome 12, SCU_Mint_v3, whole genome shotgun sequence, the following are encoded in one genomic region:
- the LOC122057396 gene encoding putative disease resistance RPP13-like protein 3 isoform X1, with protein MKAEAQGQGGGLSPPVPTKGADPNSMARAIISSIDGFTDIVSRAKSELEKEGKVQTGKESEVQSILHELLAMRRFLEDGEFGKADNEVEVREEQLYSESLEQIYEAEKAIVNYVPKTVRHKRGKTLVKKLACWNHSGAANKKFPEKITLILNSIKDLNHKFKESSSSYSGGNKSFKMSDWIRSSVDFDEAEDEYLSTVVGLRPDMEPLKEWLFGSDRSHHIISILGIQGMGKTRLAWEIYKHCSLGFHFNCYAWVCASAMDNDVEEIWEDIRTQINEFRWHKKYLIVIDDVGDPHVWSRLRHRIMDQDSEDGSRIILTTRDIGIACSADYSHRMKVLSKPESWELFRKKLFITPWRLGGINASGKDTTDHHYPSSIPDLPPELEVLGKKMVEKCGGIPYLIIELANLLSTMNANIVEWLCVLHGTDTHLSQEHHPWFNLSSSVVDILPFHVKQFLDLFPTATPIPERRLTLSWAAKGDLSHQQQQQQQQQQQQRRSDERRSTLPPATEVFILQQQQQQQRSDERGLTLPLATEGHLLQQQQQQQQQQQRSDERGSTLPLATEGDLSQQQQRQQQQQQQQQQQQQRSDERGSTLPLATEGDLSQQQQQQQQQQQQQQQRSDERGSTLPLAAEGDLLQQQQQQQQRSDEMRSTLSQATEGGLSQQQQSNSRISGEEGASTLCWMQDLLDLNLIQAVKVSSIGIAKAYSIPRDHPLLQILKAGGALRSSDGDGGEVWIHSIADHCGKEDIHSRRIHSSGISLEELQPYRTLCSFWCFNYPGGYKPGQELGSFLKRCINTYQLWFLRVLDLEGVYKPSLPESIGELINLQYLGLRWTYLDTLPSSVENLHNLLTLDTKHTDIGDYPTIKKMTKLQHLYLNERHRSELVTQLSSLGNLQTLSGVIVDELSQVKDGLDKLKKLRKLRMTCRKTLQKDDMAEWIGGLENLGTLKLTSKDQEPETLSVLLQKLKNVQLTRMYLRGRLEEFGYHIHFGWNLAALTFSLTELKIDPMPILELLPKLQVVCLLSKSYIGVRMKCSSEMFKELRVLKIWKLEKLEDWIVEDGAMAKLAQLEIRSCQKLKMLPVLPKALVELKLTDMPKEFTSKVTREDSQKVAQVSSVIIEDMSPSFNTLVELYTGRNSVFNQVHLEKLIDSERFKVMNLTELTLSETKLQADPMPLLEKLPDLMVLIFSSKSFVGKHMVCSNRGFKKLQKLTIQELEELEKLTVEDGAMPELKELEIRSCKILKVLHEVLENLEKLKSLKFTKMPKEFTENFKADKRVFIQD; from the exons ATGAAGGCGGAGGCGCAGGGGCAGGGTGGAGGTCTGTCCCCACCAGTCCCCACGAAGGGAGCTGATCCAAATTCCATGGCTAGAGCTATTATTTCCTCCATAGATGGATTCACCGACATTGTCAGTCGGGCAAAGTCCGAATTGGAAAAGGAAGGCAAAGTCCAAACTGGAAAAGAAAGCGAAGTCCAGTCGATCCTCCATGAACTTTTGGCTATGCGGAGATTCTTAGAAGATGGAGAGTTTGGAAAGGCTGATAATGAAGTAGAAGTAAGAGAAGAGCAACTATATTCGGAGTCATTGGAGCAAATTTATGAGGCAGAAAAAGCCATAGTGAATTATGTGCCCAAAACAGTACGCCACAAGAGAGGTAAGACATTGGTCAAGAAGCTTGCATGCTGGAACCATTCTGGGGCtgctaataaaaaatttcccgaGAAGATCACTTTGATATTGAATTCGATCAAGGATTTGAACCATAAGTTCAAAGAATCCTCAAGCAGTTATTCTGGAGGAAATAAGTCATTTAAAATGTCAGATTGGATACGgtcttctgttgattttgatgaaGCAGAGGATGAGTATCTTAGTACTGTAGTTGGTTTGAGGCCGGATATGGAGCCTCTGAAAGAATGGTTGTTCGGTAGCGACCGCAGCCACCATATAATCTCAATTCTTGGAATCCAAGGCATGGGAAAGACAAGGCTAGCATGGGAGATTTATAAACACTGTAGTTTGGGTTTCCATTTTAACTGTTACGCCTGGGTTTGTGCATCTGCAATGGACAATGATGTCGAAGAAATTTGGGAGGACATTCGTACACAAATTAATGAATTCAGGTGGCACAAGAAGTATCTCATAGTAATTGATGATGTTGGTGATCCTCACGTTTGGAGTAGACTGAGACACAGGATTATGGACCAAGATTCTGAAGACGGAAGCAGGATTATCCTCACAACTCGGGACATAGGGATTGCTTGTTCTGCTGACTATTCACATCGAATGAAGGTACTAAGTAAACCAGAAAGCTGGGAACTTTTCAGGAAGAAGTTATTCATAACTCCCTGGAGACTCGGAGGCATTAATGCAAGTGGCAAGGACACCACAGATCATCATTATCCGTCTTCCATCCCTGATCTCCCTCCGGAGTTGGAAGTCCTTGGAAAAAAGATGGTGGAAAAATGTGGAGGAATCCCCTATTTGATTATAGAATTAGCAAATCTCTTGTCCACCATGAATGCTAACATTGTGGAATGGTTATGTGTTCTCCACGGCACAGATACACATCTTAGTCAAGAACACCACCCTTGGTTTAATTTGTCATCCTCTGTTGTTGACATCCTACCTTTCCATGTGAAACAGTTCTTGGATCTATTTCCTACGGCAACCCCAATCCCCGAAAGGAGGTTGACTCTTTCATGGGCTGCTAAGGGTGATTTATCCcatcagcagcagcaacaacaacaacaacaacaacaacaacgacgGAGCGATGAAAGGAGGTCAACTCTGCCACCGGCTACAGAAGTTTTTATattgcagcagcaacaacaacaacaacgaagCGATGAAAGGGGGTTGACTCTGCCACTGGCTACAGAAGGTCATTTAttgcagcagcaacagcagcagcaacaacaacagcaacgaAGCGATGAAAGGGGGTCGACTCTACCATTGGCTACAGAGGGTGATTTATCACAGCAGCAGCAGcgacagcaacagcaacaacaacaacaacaacaacaacagcaacgaAGCGATGAAAGGGGGTCGACTCTACCATTGGCTACAGAGGGTGATTTAtcacagcagcagcagcaacaacaacaacagcaacaacaacaacaacaacggaGTGATGAAAGGGGGTCGACTCTGCCACTGGCTGCAGAGGGTGATTtattgcagcagcagcagcagcagcaacagcggAGCGATGAAATGAGGTCGACTCTGTCACAGGCTACAGAGGGTGGTTTATCGCAGCAGCAACAGAGCAATTCTAGAATTTCTGGCGAGGAAGGAGCATCAACTTTGTGTTGGATGCAAGACTTGCTAGATCTCAACTTAATTCAGGCCGTGAAAGTCAGTTCTATTGGGATAGCTAAGGCATACAGCATTCCCCGTGATCATCCCCTGCTTCAGATCTTAAAAGCTGGCGGTGCCCTCAGGTCTTCTGATGGTGACGGTGGTGAGGTCTGGATTCATAGCATTGCTGATCATTGTGGCAAAGAGGACATCCATTCTCGTCGTATTCACAGTAGCGGTATTTCTCTTGAAGAACTACAACCTTACAGAACTCTCTGTTCTTTCTGGTGCTTCAATTATCCAGGAGGATATAAACCCGGGCAAGAATTAGGAagctttcttaagagatgcatCAATACTTACCAATTGTGGTTTCTTAGGGTTCTTGATCTAGAGGGTGTGTATAAACCTAGTCTACCTGAGTCAATAGGAGAGCTAATTAACTTGCAGTACCTTGGGTTAAGATGGACTTACTTGGATACACTGCCCTCATCTGTCGAGAACTTGCACAACCTCCTGACTCTGGACACTAAACATACCGACATTGGTGATTACCCTACGATTAAGAAAATGACAAAGCTGCAACACCTTTACCTGAACGAGAGGCACCGCAGTGAACTCGTTACACAATTGAGTTCCTTGGGTAACCTCCAAACATTGTCGGGAGTAATTGTTGATGAGTTGAGTCAAGTGAAGGATGGTCTAGACAAGTTAAAAAAACTTAGAAAACTGAGAATGACATGCCGGAAAACGCTTCAGAAAGATGATATGGCCGAGTGGATTGGGGGATTGGAAAACCTTGGGACCTTGAAGTTGACATCCAAAGACCAAGAACCGGAGACATTAAGTGTGTTGTTGCAGAAGCTCAAAAACGTGCAACTCACTCGCATGTATTTGCGGGGACGGTTGGAGGAGTTTGGCTACCATATTCATTTTGGGTGGAACCTCGCTGCACTCACCTTTTCTCTGACAGAACTAAAAATAGACCCAATGCCAATACTGGAGTTGCTACCCAAGCTACAGGTAGTTTGTTTGCTCTCGAAATCCTACATCGGTGTTCGTATGAAATGCTCATCGGAAATGTTCAAAGAGCTTCGAGTCCTGAAAATATGGAAACTAGAGAAGCTAGAGGATTGGATTGTGGAGGATGGAGCAATGGCAAAGCTTGCACAGTTAGAGATCAGATCATGCCAAAAGTTGAAGATGCTCCCAGTTTTACCGAAGGCCCTCGTTGAATTGAAATTAACTGACATGCCTAAGGAATTCACCAGTAAGGTTACAAGGGAGGATAGTCAAAAGGTTGCTCAAGTGAGCTCTGTCATCATAGAAGACATGTCACCCTCTTTCAACACATTAGTTGAGCTCTATACTGGACGAAATTCTGTCTTCAATCAGGTACAT TTAGAAAAGTTAATTGACAGTGAAAGATTCAAAGTAATGAACCTCACTGAGCTAACCTTATCTGAGACCAAATTACAAGCAGACCCAATGCCACTGCTAGAGAAGCTTCCCGATTTAATGGTCCTTATCTTCTCATCCAAATCCTTTGTAGGCAAACATATGGTTTGCTCAAACAGAGGGTTCAAGAAACTTCAGAAGCTAACCATTCAGGAGCTAGAGGAACTGGAGAAATTGACTGTGGAGGATGGAGCAATGCCGGAGCTTAAAGAACTGGAAATCAGATCCTGCAAAATCTTGAAGGTGCTCCATGAAGTATTAGAGAACCTTGAGAAATTGAAGTCATTGAAGTTCACTAAAATGCCTAAGGAGTTCACTGAAAATTTTAAAGCTGATAAAAGGGTCTTCATACAAGATTAG